From the genome of Deltaproteobacteria bacterium IMCC39524:
CTGAGAATAAAGTTGGTGAACCTTGTCATCACGGATCAGGGCACGAATTGCTGTATTCGGCACCATGATTTCGAGAGCCAGCGCCCGCCCCTTGCCATCCATACGTGGCAGCAAGGTTTGCGAGAGGACACCTTCCAGAACGAACGAGAGTTGGGTTCGCACCTGCTGCTGCTGATTCGTGGGGAAAACATCAACGATACGATTGATCGTCTGCACCGCACCGTTGGTATGCAGCGTGGCAAAACAAAGGTGACCGGTCTCTGCGATTGTCAGTGCAGCTTCGATCGTTTCCAGATCACGTAACTCGCCAAGCAGGACTATGTCCGGATCCTGACGAAGAATGTACTTCAGGGCATTTTTGAAGGAATGGGTATCTGAACCAACTTCCCGTTGATTGACGACACACTTTTTGTGCGGATGCAGGTATTCAATCGGGTCTTCAATCGTGACGATATGATCTTCACGTTCTGAGTTGATCCTGTCAATCATCGAAGCCAGAGTGGTGGACTTACCTGACCCGGTTGGGCCTGTCACAAGAACGAGACCGTTCGACTTATTGGAAATAGTCCTGATAACCGGCGGCAGGCCAAGTTCCTCAAAGGAAAGGAACTTGTAAGGGATCAGGCGAAAAACGCCAGCGAGAGCACCACGCTGGACGAAGACATTGCCACGGAAACGGGCCAGTCCCTTGACGCCGAAAGAGAAATCGAGTTCGTTGATCTCTTCAAATTTGCGTTTCTGGGTTTCGGTCAGGATGCTGTAACAGATGTTCTTGGTGTCAGATGGCAACAAGGAGCGCATCTTCATCGGTGTCATCTTGCCATTGACACGAATCTGCGGCGGCGTTCCAGTCGTGATATGGAGGTCAGAAGCGCCGAGCTCCACCATGTGCTTGAGCATTTGTTGAATCGAAAAATCTGACATAATTCACCTGGGACAGTGTGGCGCGTGGCGCGTGGCGCGTGGCGCGGACATTTTTAGGGATAATCCCCTTGTTTGATCTGTTCCGACGAAGCCGTAATGAGCAGTTCTCTAAAAGCTTCGCAAGTTTTTTATACTCGCGCTACGCGCTACCCGCTACCGGAGTCTAGTCGTCAGCGATGGTGCAGCGCAGTGTTTCTTCAAACGAGGTAATTCTCTCGTCCATCTTCGTCAGAGCCGCCTGGCGCATGGTCTTGACGCCAAGACGCATCGACTCACGTTTCAGCTCTGCAGTGTTGGCACCAGCCAGAATCAGCTCGCGCAACTCCTCGAACATCGGCATAACCTGGTAGAAACCGACCCGGCCTTTGTAGCCCGTGTCATTACACTTTACACAACCCTCACCCTTGTAGCTGTTAAAACTATCGACCTGGTCTTCGGGGACACCGGCCTGAACAAGTGTCTCTTTGGGGATATCTTCCGGCACCTGGCATTCCTGACAAAGGCGACGGCCAAGACGCTGGCCGGTAATCAGGTTGACTGCGGAAGCCACAAGGAAGGGTTCGATCCCCATGTTGAGAAGACGGTTGACAGTACTCGGGCAGTCATTGGTGTGCAGCGTGGAAAGGACCAAGTGACCAGTCAGTGCGGCCTTGACCCCGATCTCAGCCGTCTCAAAGTCACGGATCTCACCAATCATGATGATATCCGGATCCTGTCGCAAAAAGGAACGCAGTGCAGCCGCGAAGTTAAGACCTATCTCTTCATGCATCTGACATTGGTTGATACCTGCGAAGTTGAACTCGACAGGGTCTTCAGCTGTTGAGATGTTTTCCGAAGGCGTATTCAATTCACCCAGAGCGGAATAGAGGGAAACGGTTTTACCAGAACCCGTTGGCCCGGTCACCAGAACCATTCCGAAAGGCTTGTGGATCTGTTCCTTGAACCATTTCAGCGACTGCTCTTCGTAACCGAGCTTGGTCATATCCAACTGCAGGTTCGACTTATCGAGCAGACGCAGAACAATCTTTTCGCCAAACAGGGTCGGCAGGCAGCTGACGCGGTAGTCCATGTCTTTGCCCCCGGGCAGTTTAATCTTGATACGACCATCCTGAGGCAAACGTCGTTCAGAGATGTCCATCTCCGACATGATTTTGATACGTGAAGTCAGAGCGTTCTTGAGCTTCAAAGGTGGCTTCATAACTTCGTGAAGAACACCGTCAATACGGTAACGGACCCTGAATGATTTTTCGTAGGGTTCGACGTGGATATCGGAGGCGCCTTTTTTGATCGCATCAGTAAGGATCAGGTTGACCAGCTTGACAACCGGAGCATCCTCACTGGATCTTTCAAGCTCGCTGGTATCAATTTCATCATCGTCGTCAATAACCTCAAGATCAATATCATCAAGGTCGCCCATGACATCATCGAAGGACGCGCTCTGGTCGTAATATTTATCGATAGCGGACTTGATGCTGTTTTCGGCAGAGACAACGATTTCGACGTTATAGCCGGTCATGAACTTGATATCGTCGATGGCGAAGATATTGGAAGGGTCGGCCATGGCGACGATCAGCGTCGAGCCTGCGCGGTTGACCGGAATCAGCTGATACTTCTGCACGACTTCGGCAGGAATCAACTTGATGACGCTTTCATCGATTTCAAATTCACTGAGATTAATCGACGGGACGCCATATTGACGTGACAGAAAAGCCGCGAGGTCTTCTTCTTTCAAGAAACCAAGTTTAACCAGACTGGCACCAAGTCGGCCACCAGTGGCTTTCTGTTCTTCAAGAGCCTTGGTAAGTTGTTGTTCGTCAATCAGTTTGTTGCGAACCAGAAGTTCGCCGAGACGATTAGCAGCCATAAAAAATAATCTTCTTCCCCCGGAAGCCCGTCGGGTCTGATAAAGGTCTACAACTTAAAGCATTATCTGACACCGACACCCAATCCCTCTATACCGGCTGTCAAAGCAGACAGCCTCACAATAAAAACAATTCTGGCATTCTAGCGAAAGCGCAAGAGGCCTGTCAAGCGAGATACCATGTAACCCGCTGGAATCAAAAATCAAATCTCATCTGACACATCCAGGGCCCGGCGCATGACAAGCGGCTCAGGAGCTTGACCAAACCAGAGAGCAAATGCGGCCTCACCCTGTGCTGCGAGCATCCCCAGACCATCGGCGGCGGCCAGGCCACACTTCCTCGCCTGATCAAGCAACACCGTCGGCTCAGGAGTATAGACCATGTCAAACACGGCACCACGGGGCTTGAGGCAATCCACAACCGGAAAACCGAAGTCTTCCCCTTTGAGGCCAACTGCCGTGGTGTTAACCAGTAAATCAACCGGCTCGTCACATGTGTTCAGCAAGGATGTGCCCAGTTCATACTCAGCAAAAGCCGTGCCTGAAAACTTACCGGAGAACTCTTCGACCAGTTTTTGCGACCTGTTACGCGTTCTATTGGCAATCCCGACCCAGGACACCTTTGCCTGACAAAGAGCAACCAAAGCAGCACGACATGCGCCACCGGCCCCAAGCAAGAGGACCCGCTTACCAGCCACATCGCAGCCAAGCTCCTGTTTCAGAGCCTTTAACAGGCCGAGGCCATCTGTATTGTAACCCTTGAGGCGGCCGTTATCGTTAACGATTGTATTGATCGCACCAATCATTTGCGCCGAGGGATCAAGTTCATCGACCAGGTGGCAGGAAGCTTCTTTGTGCGGGATGGTCAGATTGACTCCTCGTATCGACATGGCACGAATTGCTTTCACAGCGTCACATAACTGTGCCGCGGTGACGTGAAATGGCACGTATACCGCGTCCAGGGCACTGGCCTTAATCGCCGCGTTCTGCATACATGGCGAAAGGGAATGTGCTACCGGATCACCAAAGATGCCCACCACATCTGTCTTGCCGCTCACCTGCATATCACTTCGCTCCACTGGGCCTGACGTTATCACCACAATCGAGGTATTCTCGATATTCAACAACCTGTGCGTCTGCCAATTTACCGCGGGCCCGATCAATATCCATGAGGACCGCTTCCTGCAACGCGTCAACCGAGGCAAATTTCCGTTCGCCGCGCAGTCGGTCAACAAAGTAGATTCTCAATCGTTCCGCATAAAGATCACCCTGAAAATCGAGGAGATGAATCTCCAGCGTTGTTTTCTCCCCGGAAAAAGTTGGTCTATGGCCGATATTGATAACGCCATTGAAATAACGATCACGCCACTTCACCTTGACGGCATAGACGCCATCACAAGGAAGGAGCTCCTTTTCTGTAGAGAGGTTCGCGGTCGGGAAACCGAGTTTTCGCCCTCGCCCGTCACCGTGAACAACAACACCATCGAGAGTATAATTACGACCGAGAACGTTCACCGCATCGGCAACCCTGCCATCTTTCAGAATTTCCCGGATGGCCGTTGAGCTATGCACCTGTTGCGAAACCTGGACCGGCTCCAGAACTTCCAGCGTAAATCCATACTCCCGGCTCTTCTCCTCAAGGAAAGAGGCATTGCCCTCACGATTGCGACCAAAAGCATAGTCATAACCGATGATCAGGTGTTTGACGCCCAACTTGCCAACGAGCAGATCACGGACAAAATCTTCGGCGGACATTTCGGCAAGTTGCTTATTAAAGTTGAGGACGACCAGTAGATCGATACAGGAAGCAGTAAGAAGACGAACTTTTTCTTCAGGGGTGTTCAAACGCAGCGGGGCCTTCTCGGGCGCCAGCATATGTAGCGGATGCGGCTCAAAGGTCACCACTGCAGCCTTGCCCTTCAACTCGCGCGCTCTGGCAACGACGCGCCGAAAGATCTCTCGATGGCCAAGATGGACACCGTCAAAATTGCCGATCGTCAGAACCGTCCGGCAAGGTCTTTCTGGAAAATTATTGAGATCTCTGACTACCTGCATTGCAATATCGGGCTACCTCCGAATGGCGGAGGCCCCTTCCTGAAACCTATCGTTTAAAGAGGACGGCCTTGTTCGGAAACGGTCCCTCACAGTTTACATTATCCTTAGCGTTTTCTTTTGCCGCGCCCCTCGCGCCGCGTTCCTCGTACCGGGTGTTTTTCTTCAACTAGACGGAAATCGATTTCACGGCGGTCAAGATCAACCTTATGAACAGACACCTCAACCGGGGAACCGATGCTGAACTCACGCCTGCGATTCATACCGATCAAGCGATGACGTTCCTCTTCGTATTGATAGAAATCGTCCTCCAGGCTGGAGACATGAACCAGCCCTTCAACGTAGATTTCATGCAATTCGACAAAGAAGCCGAAAGCGTGCACCGAGGTTACCATGCCAGAAAATTTTTCGCCTACTTTATCTGTAACAAATTGACATTTTTTCAGCTTGACGATGTCCCGTTCAGCCTCCATTGCCCGTCGCTCCGTAACTGAAGAAATTTGAGCAATCTCAGCCAATGGCAACTCACTCAGCGGCCCTGCCAACGACCCCTTCTCCAGCTTTTTCTTCAGGACACGATGGACCATAAGGTCAGGGTAGCGCCGAATTGGTGAGGTAAAATGGCAGTAGTTGTCAGCGGCCAAACCGAAATGACCCAGGTTATTCACTGAGTAGTAAGCCTGCGGCAAACTCCGCAACAGGACGTGATTAATAACGTGCTCTTCCGGCTGACCAGCCACCCGCTCAAGAAATTCCTGCAGGAGCTTCGGCTTAACACCTTCCACCGGCAAAGAAATCCCCTGATTGAAGTAGGCAATAAACTCCTGAAAGGCTGCCATCTTCCCTTCACTTGGAGACTCATGAACCCGGAAGATCATCGGCTCCCGCTGTTGCACCAGCCAAAGAGCGACCGCCTCATTAGCCGCCAACATGAATTCCTCGATCAATCGATGCGCCAGGTTGCGTTCGGTCCGGATAACATTTTCCGGACGCCCCCGCAGATCCAGAATGATCTGGGCCTCAGGGAGGTCGAAGTCCAGGCTACCGCGCTGATGACGACAAGCGATACGTAACTCGGCAAGCTCACGCATGAGTTCAAGATCGTCAATCAGGACTTCATGCTCAATACGAGCGTCCGTGTCCTCCTCAACAAGGATCGCAGCAACCGTGGTGTAGGTCAAACGAGCCCGGCTATGCATAACCGCCTGGCAAAAGCGCATTCCGACACGCTTGCCAGTCGAATCGAAATCAAGCTCAGCGACCATCACCAGTCGATCGACCTGTGGGTTCAAAGAACAGATGCCGTTGCTCAGAGCCTCGGGAAGCATCGGCAGACAGGTCCCGGGGAAGTAGACGCTGGTGCCGCGTTCAAGAGCCTCCTTGTCGATCACACTGCCAACGGTAACGTAATGAGCAACATCAGCAATCGCTACCCAGAGACGGTAGCCATCAGCGCTCCGTGCAACGGCGACCGCGTCATCGAAATCTTTCGCTGTTTCACCATCAATCGTCACGAAATTCACATGACGCAGGTCTTCGCGTCCGGCGATATCCTCGTTAGAAACCTGCAGAGGAACTCTGCCTGCCGCGGCGAGCACTTCAGCAGAAAATTCATAAGGCAGGCCGAACTGGATGGCCGCAATCTTGATCTCAACTTCAGGATCGGTCGCGTCACCAATGACTTCAGTGATGCGACCAACAGCACCACGCGAGCGACCCGGGTAGTTTTCAATATCAACCAGGACCATCTGTCCCTGACGAGCGCTACCGGAGGCGCCGGGAGGGATCAGGATGTCATCCTGAAGACGGGAATCAACAGGAGAAACATAACCGACTCCATGCTCCAGCTGATACCGGCCAACGAGAGTTCTATGCGCCCTCTTCTCAACACGAATCACACGACCTTCGGGCTTTCCGGTTCGTGCAGATCGTTCCAGGCGCACAACCACCATGTCGCCATGCATCGCCGGACGAAGATGGCGAGCGGGAATAAAAACATCCTGGGCGTTCTCATCAGCCGGAGAAACAAAACCGTAACCGTCGCGGTGCACAGAGATCGTTCCAACGACTAGGTTTACCTTATGCGGCAAGGCAAACTTTCCCCCTTTCAGTTGCACCAGAGAGCCGTCCCGAACCATGTCTTTCAGGCTCTTGCCGAGCAGCTTGCGCTCACCAGCGCTCAGATCAAGCATCGACTGGAGCTCTTTAAGGCCCAGAGGACGATTGGCACGCTTCTGCAATAACTCGAGGATGTCGTTGAAATCCATTTTGTTCATATTGCCTGTGGTTTGTCTCTGCTTAGGGGATTATTGTCAATAATTATTCTAGCAACCTGTCTGACAGGCTGCTAGCTATCAACTTCGCTTCAATAAACATACTACAGAAACGTGAAACCGGAAAAACATGAACAGATTCTAGCCCGTTCGCTCTGCTCACTCGAGGCGCAGAGATCGCAGAGTGAGCATAAAGGCTTTCGTTAAATTTGACCTCTGCGGTTTCTGCGCCTCCACTTAAGGCAGGGTCTGTTTAGGGGCCTTCCCTTTCATCAATAATCATTTAAACAACGGGCAGCACCCGTTCGGGGATAGTTCCTGACCAATAAAAACGCCCCCAAAAAATGGGGGCGTATCGGAAGCATTTAAGTTGTAGGCGCTGCCGGTGCCTTAGGCGGGGTGTTGCCACGGGCCCAGAGGTGTTGCCCGAATTTGCGATAGCCATGCACATTGTAAAGCCGCATATCCAGGTCAGGGTCAGTCTCCATGATCTCGCCATTGAGAAGCGGCTTGAGATATTTAGCCAGGACCGCTCCACCGCCACCAGTGATAACCATGGCATCGATATCCCAGTCATCGACCCAGAGACGATCAACTTCATTGGCGATCGATGTCGCCAGCTGGCTGAAAACCTGATCTGTCAAACTTTTAAGATCGTAGACCTTGCCTCTGATCTTGATACTGCCTTCATCAATCGCTTCATAAAGACGGTAGAGTTCAACATTGATACCGCTGTTCTCACGCAACTTGGTCGCAATCACATTGAAAGCCCTGGCAATACCAGAATCCGTGGTGCGGCTACCTCGTTCGGAATAGCGCATTTTGTCAGAGATGGTGTAATCGGAGGTACGGAAACCGACATCGATGATACCGATTTTATCCTTGATCAGACGTTTGTCACCCATTTCACCAAGGTCATTGAGCATCATGTTGAAAAGAGAACCAAAGGGTTGCGGTACAACACGAACTTTGTTGATGCTGAGCGACTTCTCGTCCTGCTTACCGTCGGCATCAATCACGGTTACCTTGTGCTCGCCGACAAGGAGCTTGGCCAACTCATCCTTGTACTGCCGGTAATAGCCGATCGGCAAACCGGTCACCAGGTTAACGGGGACAAAGCCTTTAACCATTTGAGCCGTAGCCGCCAGGGCAAAGACCTTGGCAAACTTCCCTATAAACTGGGCCTGGTCGAGAGTAAAGAAACGTACATTACTTTGCCTCTCAGCAAGTTCACCGACAAAATAAGATTTGCCGTCGACCTCGATCTGCAGATGTTTTTCATCTTCACCAGGTGCAGCAATCATCTCGTCGCGAAACTGTATATCTGTCGATTCACCCAGAACAGATTTAAAAACCAGGTCACGTTTGCCATCTGTCGCCTTCGTAAAACCGAAGCCGATATCAATTCCCAGAGTTTCCACTCATTCCTCCTTCTTCAGGGAGCCCCCAACCATAATCATCGACCACCCGGAGGATGGCATAAAAGATTACTAACTATAGGTAATCACAAAGTTGGTTGCAAGAGATAAAGAACTCTTGAATAGTCAGAAAACAACTAAGCTTTGCGCACAAAGATTTCCCTGGCAAGCTCAGCATCCACCGCGAACTCCGAATACCCCACCTTAAAGATGTACGACGGGAAGGTTCTGGTGACCACAAGGTCGCTACCCGGCAGGACGCCCATACTCATCAATTTCTGCATTTTACTGACATCAGTTGCAGCCAGGTAGGCGATTTCGCCCTTCTCTCCAGCTTTAAGTTCGGTCAGGGCGACAACACCGACCTCACCTTCCTGACGCGCTTGTTCACAGCAACTCCCCGGAGGGATCGGCTTGCCATGAGGACAAGTGGTTGGATGATTCAGAAGGGTGCAAATCTTGGTGTCCACGCCATGGTGCAACAGATGCTCGAACTCACAGGCCCGTTCATCACCAGTCACCCCTTTGATATCAAGGATATCCATCATCAGGCGCTCCGCGAGACGAT
Proteins encoded in this window:
- a CDS encoding PilT/PilU family type 4a pilus ATPase; its protein translation is MSDFSIQQMLKHMVELGASDLHITTGTPPQIRVNGKMTPMKMRSLLPSDTKNICYSILTETQKRKFEEINELDFSFGVKGLARFRGNVFVQRGALAGVFRLIPYKFLSFEELGLPPVIRTISNKSNGLVLVTGPTGSGKSTTLASMIDRINSEREDHIVTIEDPIEYLHPHKKCVVNQREVGSDTHSFKNALKYILRQDPDIVLLGELRDLETIEAALTIAETGHLCFATLHTNGAVQTINRIVDVFPTNQQQQVRTQLSFVLEGVLSQTLLPRMDGKGRALALEIMVPNTAIRALIRDDKVHQLYSQMQMGQEKYGMQTMNQSLFSLYHTKKITMDDALSRSSDIEELKEMMANPNAALKRGVQSGTGAKR
- the pilB gene encoding type IV-A pilus assembly ATPase PilB, whose translation is MAANRLGELLVRNKLIDEQQLTKALEEQKATGGRLGASLVKLGFLKEEDLAAFLSRQYGVPSINLSEFEIDESVIKLIPAEVVQKYQLIPVNRAGSTLIVAMADPSNIFAIDDIKFMTGYNVEIVVSAENSIKSAIDKYYDQSASFDDVMGDLDDIDLEVIDDDDEIDTSELERSSEDAPVVKLVNLILTDAIKKGASDIHVEPYEKSFRVRYRIDGVLHEVMKPPLKLKNALTSRIKIMSEMDISERRLPQDGRIKIKLPGGKDMDYRVSCLPTLFGEKIVLRLLDKSNLQLDMTKLGYEEQSLKWFKEQIHKPFGMVLVTGPTGSGKTVSLYSALGELNTPSENISTAEDPVEFNFAGINQCQMHEEIGLNFAAALRSFLRQDPDIIMIGEIRDFETAEIGVKAALTGHLVLSTLHTNDCPSTVNRLLNMGIEPFLVASAVNLITGQRLGRRLCQECQVPEDIPKETLVQAGVPEDQVDSFNSYKGEGCVKCNDTGYKGRVGFYQVMPMFEELRELILAGANTAELKRESMRLGVKTMRQAALTKMDERITSFEETLRCTIADD
- the aroE gene encoding shikimate dehydrogenase gives rise to the protein MERSDMQVSGKTDVVGIFGDPVAHSLSPCMQNAAIKASALDAVYVPFHVTAAQLCDAVKAIRAMSIRGVNLTIPHKEASCHLVDELDPSAQMIGAINTIVNDNGRLKGYNTDGLGLLKALKQELGCDVAGKRVLLLGAGGACRAALVALCQAKVSWVGIANRTRNRSQKLVEEFSGKFSGTAFAEYELGTSLLNTCDEPVDLLVNTTAVGLKGEDFGFPVVDCLKPRGAVFDMVYTPEPTVLLDQARKCGLAAADGLGMLAAQGEAAFALWFGQAPEPLVMRRALDVSDEI
- a CDS encoding bifunctional riboflavin kinase/FAD synthetase, which gives rise to MQVVRDLNNFPERPCRTVLTIGNFDGVHLGHREIFRRVVARARELKGKAAVVTFEPHPLHMLAPEKAPLRLNTPEEKVRLLTASCIDLLVVLNFNKQLAEMSAEDFVRDLLVGKLGVKHLIIGYDYAFGRNREGNASFLEEKSREYGFTLEVLEPVQVSQQVHSSTAIREILKDGRVADAVNVLGRNYTLDGVVVHGDGRGRKLGFPTANLSTEKELLPCDGVYAVKVKWRDRYFNGVINIGHRPTFSGEKTTLEIHLLDFQGDLYAERLRIYFVDRLRGERKFASVDALQEAVLMDIDRARGKLADAQVVEYREYLDCGDNVRPSGAK
- the rnr gene encoding ribonuclease R; translated protein: MNKMDFNDILELLQKRANRPLGLKELQSMLDLSAGERKLLGKSLKDMVRDGSLVQLKGGKFALPHKVNLVVGTISVHRDGYGFVSPADENAQDVFIPARHLRPAMHGDMVVVRLERSARTGKPEGRVIRVEKRAHRTLVGRYQLEHGVGYVSPVDSRLQDDILIPPGASGSARQGQMVLVDIENYPGRSRGAVGRITEVIGDATDPEVEIKIAAIQFGLPYEFSAEVLAAAGRVPLQVSNEDIAGREDLRHVNFVTIDGETAKDFDDAVAVARSADGYRLWVAIADVAHYVTVGSVIDKEALERGTSVYFPGTCLPMLPEALSNGICSLNPQVDRLVMVAELDFDSTGKRVGMRFCQAVMHSRARLTYTTVAAILVEEDTDARIEHEVLIDDLELMRELAELRIACRHQRGSLDFDLPEAQIILDLRGRPENVIRTERNLAHRLIEEFMLAANEAVALWLVQQREPMIFRVHESPSEGKMAAFQEFIAYFNQGISLPVEGVKPKLLQEFLERVAGQPEEHVINHVLLRSLPQAYYSVNNLGHFGLAADNYCHFTSPIRRYPDLMVHRVLKKKLEKGSLAGPLSELPLAEIAQISSVTERRAMEAERDIVKLKKCQFVTDKVGEKFSGMVTSVHAFGFFVELHEIYVEGLVHVSSLEDDFYQYEEERHRLIGMNRRREFSIGSPVEVSVHKVDLDRREIDFRLVEEKHPVRGTRREGRGKRKR
- a CDS encoding ParM/StbA family protein, which translates into the protein METLGIDIGFGFTKATDGKRDLVFKSVLGESTDIQFRDEMIAAPGEDEKHLQIEVDGKSYFVGELAERQSNVRFFTLDQAQFIGKFAKVFALAATAQMVKGFVPVNLVTGLPIGYYRQYKDELAKLLVGEHKVTVIDADGKQDEKSLSINKVRVVPQPFGSLFNMMLNDLGEMGDKRLIKDKIGIIDVGFRTSDYTISDKMRYSERGSRTTDSGIARAFNVIATKLRENSGINVELYRLYEAIDEGSIKIRGKVYDLKSLTDQVFSQLATSIANEVDRLWVDDWDIDAMVITGGGGAVLAKYLKPLLNGEIMETDPDLDMRLYNVHGYRKFGQHLWARGNTPPKAPAAPTT
- a CDS encoding metal-dependent transcriptional regulator, encoding MNVSAKAEEILESLWITTEEKGEDAAHFERLNIAPDNEGLTELVGLAFVEVTGEWVRLRKEGREEARMTVRRHRLAERLMMDILDIKGVTGDERACEFEHLLHHGVDTKICTLLNHPTTCPHGKPIPPGSCCEQARQEGEVGVVALTELKAGEKGEIAYLAATDVSKMQKLMSMGVLPGSDLVVTRTFPSYIFKVGYSEFAVDAELAREIFVRKA